In Nocardia asteroides, the following proteins share a genomic window:
- a CDS encoding MlaE family ABC transporter permease, with protein sequence MSSTYVPPLLRPLRQLQAVGRAPIDMLARLGHQVFFFLRSVGSIPLAFKQYPKEIWRLLSDVTWGNGNIVVGGGTIGVILIISAFGGMTVAIQGHTSLNLLGLSPITGAISAFATTRELGPLLAALAFAAQAGCRFTAQLGAMRISEEIDALDSIAIRPLPYLVSTRMMAAVIAIVPLYCIGLVMAYISCSVTVQLIGGTAAGTYSHYFYQFLVPTDVLYSLLKAVVFVMITTFIQCYYGFFASGGPEGVGVAAGRAIKMCIILVVFADLFMTLAIWGVDPGIRISG encoded by the coding sequence ATGTCATCAACGTACGTACCTCCGCTGCTGCGGCCGCTGCGCCAGCTCCAGGCGGTGGGCAGGGCGCCCATCGACATGCTCGCCCGGCTCGGCCACCAGGTCTTCTTCTTCCTGCGCTCCGTCGGCTCGATCCCGCTGGCGTTCAAGCAGTACCCCAAGGAGATCTGGCGCCTGCTCTCCGACGTCACGTGGGGTAACGGCAACATCGTCGTCGGTGGCGGCACCATCGGCGTCATCCTGATCATCAGCGCCTTCGGCGGCATGACGGTGGCCATCCAGGGCCACACCTCGCTGAACCTGCTCGGCCTCAGCCCGATCACCGGCGCCATCTCGGCCTTCGCCACCACCCGTGAGCTCGGCCCGCTGCTGGCGGCACTGGCCTTCGCGGCACAGGCGGGCTGTCGATTCACCGCCCAGCTCGGCGCCATGCGCATCTCCGAGGAGATCGACGCGCTCGACTCGATCGCCATCCGCCCGCTGCCGTACCTGGTCAGCACCCGGATGATGGCCGCGGTCATCGCGATCGTGCCGCTGTACTGCATCGGCCTGGTGATGGCCTACATCTCCTGCTCGGTCACGGTGCAATTGATCGGCGGTACCGCGGCGGGTACCTACTCGCACTACTTCTATCAATTCCTGGTGCCGACCGACGTGCTGTACTCGCTGCTCAAAGCGGTCGTGTTCGTCATGATCACCACGTTCATCCAGTGCTACTACGGCTTCTTCGCCTCGGGTGGTCCCGAAGGCGTCGGCGTCGCGGCCGGCCGGGCGATCAAGATGTGCATCATCCTGGTCGTATTCGCCGACCTGTTCATGACATTGGCGATCTGGGGCGTCGACCCCGGTATCCGGATCTCGGGGTAG
- a CDS encoding MCE family protein: protein MTKKARRALVAAAATATVVITSGCGFTVEDLPLPKPGAEGDTYTIHAQFDNALNLPDQAKVKIGGSDVGVVSDISTKNFQAEVEMQIGTDIVLPQGSTAELRQATPLGDVFIALSPPKPGSPSGPPLQDGATLTQEFTSAGATVEELLISVSMLFNGGGVASLSRLGTELGSILNGQGGNLSHLIYEMTGVIGELNNNSAKVDTVLTEFNTLANTIENNKNELGQVADTLPQAIGAIAENNRAIGDLLTKVATASAALGDYSNTTGDQLSELLTNLNNLMNALAATGDDFGYVLDQLHAIRPGANATFQGKSLAPYATLTNLDIGLLTDPANSKFPDLKDVNDFVGTFIQVLQIVQGRVGGHR, encoded by the coding sequence ATGACCAAGAAAGCCCGCCGCGCGCTGGTCGCCGCGGCCGCGACAGCCACGGTGGTGATCACCTCCGGGTGTGGATTCACCGTGGAGGATCTGCCGCTGCCCAAGCCGGGCGCCGAAGGCGACACCTACACGATCCACGCGCAGTTCGACAACGCGCTGAACCTGCCCGACCAGGCGAAGGTGAAGATCGGTGGCTCGGATGTGGGAGTGGTCTCCGACATCTCCACCAAGAACTTCCAGGCCGAGGTCGAGATGCAGATCGGCACCGACATCGTGCTGCCGCAGGGCAGCACCGCCGAACTGCGTCAGGCCACCCCGCTCGGTGACGTGTTCATCGCGCTGTCGCCGCCCAAGCCGGGCAGCCCCTCCGGGCCGCCGCTGCAGGACGGCGCCACCCTGACCCAGGAGTTCACCTCGGCGGGCGCCACCGTCGAGGAGCTGCTGATCTCGGTGTCCATGCTGTTCAACGGTGGCGGTGTGGCCAGCCTCAGCCGGCTCGGCACCGAGCTCGGCTCGATCCTGAACGGGCAGGGCGGCAACCTGTCGCACCTGATCTACGAGATGACCGGCGTCATCGGCGAACTGAACAACAACAGCGCCAAGGTCGATACGGTGCTCACCGAGTTCAACACGCTGGCCAACACCATCGAGAACAACAAGAACGAGCTGGGTCAGGTGGCCGACACGCTGCCGCAGGCCATCGGCGCGATCGCCGAGAACAACCGGGCGATCGGTGACCTGCTCACCAAGGTGGCCACGGCCAGCGCCGCGCTCGGCGACTACTCCAACACCACCGGTGACCAGCTCTCCGAGCTGCTGACCAACCTGAACAACCTGATGAACGCGCTGGCCGCGACCGGCGACGATTTCGGCTACGTGCTCGATCAGCTGCACGCGATCCGGCCCGGCGCCAACGCCACTTTCCAGGGCAAGTCGCTGGCGCCGTACGCGACGCTGACCAACCTCGACATCGGGTTGCTCACCGATCCGGCGAACAGCAAGTTCCCCGATCTGAAGGACGTGAACGACTTCGTCGGCACGTTCATCCAGGTGCTGCAGATCGTGCAGGGCCGAGTGGGAGGTCACCGATGA
- a CDS encoding MlaD family protein — protein MIIDPSGRGPTMKQLYVAGACGLVVFALILGFLMARYQGYFVPKVNVAANLSTTGDGLPSDADVKFRGVLVGVVKDVEIVDKGTVQKVNIELKPEFAGDIPANVTARVVPSNLFAVTSVELVFNGASNQYLHEGSQIPEDTSQGTVALQDTLTTVRDILNEVDPVQLGRVLGTLTQALDGSGRVPGSTIQRLDHWLTTVADAGPNLGGMLDNFSASARALNESAPELLDVLGSSVQTANTIATKRDQLIALLAGASATTDRVNDLFAANPDVGKEVTVGMNATLGALAADPGSITKTFDVFGPSLAALNSTMHGGPAKQMVWNAGLTFTPYKPNTVADCPRYGDLLGPSCFTAPSEVSLPPMPESVRPKALASAAGLPPLVAIPGMPAIPGLTTPGIAPMQTANGTEVKPFAGTPLEGLVPPIQLPGLPGLLGGGAPAPAAGPAAAPADAPQPAVAPAAKPISYQGEAAMTQLLGRKPTASEFLLLGPIMKGGTLQVSENGGGA, from the coding sequence ATGATCATCGATCCCAGTGGGCGCGGACCCACGATGAAGCAGCTGTACGTCGCCGGCGCCTGTGGCCTGGTGGTGTTCGCGCTGATCCTCGGCTTCCTGATGGCCAGGTACCAGGGCTACTTCGTGCCCAAGGTCAATGTGGCCGCGAACCTGTCGACCACCGGTGACGGTCTGCCCTCGGACGCCGACGTGAAGTTCCGCGGCGTGCTCGTCGGCGTCGTCAAGGACGTCGAGATCGTCGACAAGGGCACCGTCCAGAAGGTGAACATCGAGCTCAAGCCCGAGTTCGCCGGCGACATCCCGGCCAATGTCACCGCCCGCGTCGTGCCGAGCAACCTGTTCGCCGTCACCTCGGTGGAGCTGGTCTTCAACGGCGCGTCCAACCAGTACCTGCACGAGGGTTCGCAGATCCCGGAGGACACCAGCCAGGGCACGGTCGCGCTGCAGGACACGCTCACCACGGTGCGCGACATCCTCAACGAGGTCGACCCGGTGCAGCTGGGCCGCGTGCTCGGCACCCTCACCCAGGCGCTCGACGGTTCCGGCCGGGTGCCCGGTTCCACCATCCAGCGCCTGGACCACTGGCTGACCACGGTCGCCGACGCCGGTCCCAACCTGGGCGGCATGCTCGACAACTTCTCGGCCTCGGCCCGCGCGCTCAACGAGTCCGCGCCGGAGCTGCTCGACGTGCTCGGCTCCTCGGTGCAGACCGCGAACACCATCGCCACCAAGCGCGATCAGCTGATCGCGCTGCTGGCCGGTGCGAGCGCCACCACCGACCGGGTCAACGACCTGTTCGCGGCCAACCCGGACGTCGGCAAGGAGGTCACCGTCGGGATGAACGCGACCCTGGGCGCGCTGGCCGCCGACCCGGGCTCGATCACCAAGACCTTCGACGTGTTCGGCCCGTCGCTGGCGGCGCTGAACAGCACCATGCACGGTGGTCCGGCCAAGCAGATGGTCTGGAACGCGGGTCTGACCTTCACCCCGTACAAGCCCAACACCGTCGCGGACTGCCCGCGCTACGGCGACCTGCTCGGCCCGAGCTGCTTCACCGCGCCGTCCGAGGTGAGCCTGCCGCCGATGCCGGAGAGCGTGCGCCCGAAGGCACTCGCCTCGGCCGCCGGTCTGCCGCCGCTGGTCGCCATCCCGGGCATGCCCGCCATCCCGGGCCTGACCACGCCGGGCATCGCGCCGATGCAGACCGCCAACGGCACCGAGGTGAAGCCGTTCGCCGGCACGCCGCTCGAGGGCCTGGTCCCGCCGATCCAGCTGCCGGGCCTGCCCGGTCTGCTCGGTGGCGGCGCGCCCGCGCCCGCCGCGGGCCCCGCCGCCGCTCCGGCCGACGCGCCGCAGCCCGCGGTGGCACCGGCCGCCAAGCCGATCTCCTACCAGGGCGAAGCGGCGATGACTCAACTGCTGGGGCGTAAGCCGACGGCATCCGAATTCCTGCTGCTCGGTCCGATCATGAAGGGCGGAACCCTGCAAGTGTCCGAAAACGGGGGTGGCGCATGA
- a CDS encoding MCE family protein: MKLTFRHGKTLARSLMIGATALTLGSCSLLPGQVNDALGMSTKITADFENIAGMYEGNDVMVLGLAVGKVDKIVPKGTYVEVHMSIDGGVKIPKEAIAAIISPSIVTDRHIEITPPFTGGESMKSGEHLPKARTRTPVELDTMIKTIDQFSASLKPEDGSEGLGPLSGRVLYPVLNGNGQKIRETLDALSSALKVGIDNKDAISNIIIKLNELTTMLADNDQSVRDFSNRVTAMSGLLAEQAPGLQATLDQLNAFLANTSTMFGEHADELSTSLTGLTNVTNQLRANSGAMVEIVDIVPLLMQNIDGAMDKERRFVRLHALIGTALSGEIVSVFCERIQMQSDGCRSGNMQDFGPDYGLTAALLGLTK; this comes from the coding sequence ATGAAACTGACCTTCCGCCACGGAAAGACGCTGGCCCGATCGCTGATGATCGGCGCCACCGCGCTGACGCTGGGCAGCTGCTCGCTGCTGCCCGGTCAGGTCAACGACGCGCTCGGCATGTCGACCAAGATCACCGCGGATTTCGAGAACATCGCGGGCATGTACGAGGGCAACGACGTCATGGTCCTGGGCCTGGCCGTCGGCAAGGTCGACAAGATCGTGCCCAAGGGCACCTACGTCGAGGTCCACATGAGCATCGACGGCGGGGTCAAGATCCCCAAAGAAGCCATCGCCGCGATCATCTCGCCCTCGATCGTGACCGACCGCCACATCGAGATCACCCCGCCGTTCACCGGTGGGGAGTCGATGAAGTCCGGTGAGCACCTGCCCAAGGCGCGCACCCGCACCCCGGTCGAGCTGGACACGATGATCAAGACCATCGACCAGTTCTCCGCCTCGCTCAAGCCCGAAGACGGCTCCGAAGGCCTCGGCCCGCTCTCGGGTCGGGTGCTCTACCCGGTGCTCAACGGCAACGGCCAGAAGATCCGCGAAACCCTCGACGCCCTGTCGAGCGCCTTGAAGGTCGGTATCGACAACAAGGACGCGATCTCCAACATCATCATCAAGCTCAACGAGCTGACGACGATGCTGGCCGACAACGACCAGTCGGTGCGTGATTTCAGCAACCGGGTCACCGCGATGTCGGGTCTGCTCGCCGAGCAGGCGCCGGGTCTGCAGGCCACGCTGGATCAGCTCAACGCGTTCCTGGCCAACACCTCCACGATGTTCGGTGAGCACGCCGACGAGCTGTCGACCTCGCTGACCGGTCTGACCAATGTCACCAACCAGCTGCGCGCCAACTCCGGCGCGATGGTCGAGATCGTCGACATCGTGCCGCTGCTGATGCAGAACATCGACGGCGCCATGGACAAGGAACGCCGCTTCGTCCGCCTGCACGCCCTGATCGGCACCGCCCTCTCGGGCGAGATCGTCAGCGTGTTCTGTGAGCGGATCCAGATGCAGTCCGACGGTTGCCGCTCCGGGAACATGCAGGACTTCGGCCCCGACTACGGGCTCACCGCCGCACTCCTCGGACTCACGAAATGA
- a CDS encoding MCE family protein produces MSIRKPLIGFSIFALVSLLVIVVVWNTLARTVDGDTRKYTAIFTDVLGLRPGDDVRMAGVRVGKVEKIELDGKNDAKVSFIVQSDQTVFDDTKALVRYQNLIGQRYVALTPGDAASPQALKSGSVIPIDRTEPSFDISALLNGFQPLFQALEPAEVNAMSETLIQALQGDGVSLSSFIVQAAQLASDFQRRDAILSDVITNLSGVMAGLAKRGDELETLITQTRALIGGLYDQGQSLQASTATLADATTSLVSMVGKIQPQLSAAQNSTTAALNLLLANGAKLDQAAIDMPSMLADLGRMTSEGTHANAYLCGLDISLYGVLFPRGLFSQIGGTSHSEVCR; encoded by the coding sequence ATGAGCATCCGCAAGCCACTGATCGGGTTCAGTATCTTCGCACTCGTTTCATTGCTGGTCATCGTGGTCGTCTGGAACACGCTGGCTCGCACGGTCGACGGAGACACCCGCAAGTACACCGCGATCTTCACCGATGTCCTGGGCCTGCGGCCCGGTGACGACGTCCGCATGGCCGGCGTGCGCGTCGGCAAGGTCGAGAAGATCGAGCTCGACGGCAAGAACGACGCCAAGGTCTCGTTCATCGTGCAGAGCGACCAGACGGTCTTCGACGACACCAAAGCCCTTGTCCGGTACCAGAACCTGATCGGTCAGCGCTATGTCGCGCTGACCCCGGGCGACGCGGCGAGCCCGCAGGCGCTGAAGAGCGGTTCGGTCATCCCGATCGACCGCACCGAGCCCTCGTTCGACATCTCCGCGCTGCTCAACGGTTTCCAGCCGCTGTTCCAGGCGCTGGAGCCGGCCGAGGTCAACGCCATGTCGGAGACGCTGATCCAGGCGCTGCAGGGTGACGGAGTCTCCCTCTCGTCCTTCATCGTCCAGGCCGCGCAGCTGGCCTCGGACTTCCAGCGTCGCGACGCGATCCTGTCCGACGTGATCACCAACCTGTCCGGCGTGATGGCCGGGTTGGCCAAGCGAGGGGACGAATTGGAGACCCTGATTACCCAGACCAGGGCGCTGATCGGCGGGCTCTACGACCAGGGACAGTCGCTGCAGGCATCAACGGCCACCCTGGCCGACGCCACGACCTCGCTGGTCAGCATGGTCGGCAAGATCCAGCCGCAGCTCTCGGCGGCGCAGAATTCCACCACCGCCGCGCTGAACCTGTTGCTCGCCAACGGCGCCAAGCTCGACCAGGCCGCCATCGACATGCCGTCGATGCTCGCCGACCTGGGCCGGATGACCTCCGAGGGCACCCACGCCAACGCCTACCTGTGTGGCCTGGACATCTCGCTCTACGGTGTGCTCTTCCCGCGCGGCCTGTTCAGCCAGATCGGTGGCACTTCGCACTCGGAGGTCTGCCGATGA
- a CDS encoding MlaE family ABC transporter permease, with amino-acid sequence MQSTESPPARSRVSEAVDRTKGLWDDHPKKSLETFGRQITMGVEAITELIVAIFRRRFPFDEFVRQCAFMANVAAAPTLLVAIPIAVIVSIQVGAVAGQVGATSFIGAANGLGIIQQGAPLVTSIMIAGAVGSAVCADLGSRTIREEIDAMKVMGVDPLRRLVAPRLGAAMIVSFLLCGFVVFVGFITGYMFNIFAQAGTPGSYMSTFASFAVTRDLAVALLKSVIFGIIAAVIACDSGLNARGGPGGVANAVNSAVVSSMVMLLGVNVAITQIYAAVFPPQVV; translated from the coding sequence GTGCAGTCGACCGAGAGTCCGCCCGCCCGTTCACGCGTCAGTGAAGCTGTCGACCGGACCAAGGGCCTTTGGGACGACCATCCGAAGAAGTCCCTCGAGACGTTCGGCCGACAGATCACGATGGGTGTCGAGGCGATCACGGAGCTGATCGTCGCGATCTTCCGCAGGCGCTTCCCCTTCGACGAGTTCGTCCGCCAGTGCGCGTTCATGGCCAATGTCGCCGCCGCGCCCACCCTGCTCGTCGCCATCCCGATCGCGGTGATCGTGTCCATCCAGGTCGGCGCCGTCGCCGGTCAGGTCGGCGCGACCTCGTTCATCGGCGCGGCCAACGGCCTGGGCATCATCCAGCAGGGCGCGCCCCTGGTCACCTCGATCATGATCGCCGGCGCGGTCGGTTCGGCCGTGTGCGCCGACCTCGGCTCCCGCACGATCCGCGAGGAGATCGACGCGATGAAGGTGATGGGCGTCGATCCGTTGCGCAGGCTGGTCGCCCCCCGGCTCGGCGCCGCGATGATCGTCAGCTTCCTGCTGTGCGGCTTCGTCGTCTTCGTCGGTTTCATCACCGGCTACATGTTCAACATCTTCGCCCAGGCGGGCACGCCCGGTTCGTACATGAGCACCTTCGCCTCGTTCGCGGTCACCCGCGACCTCGCGGTGGCGCTGCTCAAGTCGGTGATCTTCGGCATCATCGCGGCGGTCATCGCCTGCGACTCGGGCCTGAACGCCCGCGGCGGCCCCGGCGGCGTCGCGAACGCGGTGAACTCGGCGGTGGTGAGCTCCATGGTCATGTTGCTCGGCGTCAACGTCGCGATCACCCAGATCTACGCCGCGGTCTTCCCCCCACAGGTGGTCTGA
- a CDS encoding MCE family protein, protein MSKLKRTFLGNRNFWLGVIGSLVIVLLLVGSTVYQFIGIGRQSIDAEFVQAAGIKTGDKVAVSGVQVGTVTGAKIEGDHVVVTLDVDKSLKFGPDAHAAIKMATLLGARYVDLQPGDGSGLKDKTIPRSNTDVPYNIADVVQVGTPKFEELDTKKLAASLNTINSQLGDSPELVAQALDSVGALAKVVDRRKTEVDTLLKDLNRVTQLLADNRNSILLVITQGEAIANRVMERQNLLRQLLDNIATLTRQLEEIGAENGNQFGGTIGQLNTMAEGLQKNKENLDRLLQIGQPTARYFNNALGNGNYGDVSLPWLFPDNWLCFVQVIQGCAG, encoded by the coding sequence ATGAGCAAGCTCAAGCGGACCTTCCTCGGCAACCGCAACTTCTGGCTCGGTGTGATCGGCTCGCTGGTCATCGTGCTGCTGCTGGTCGGGTCGACGGTCTATCAGTTCATCGGGATCGGCAGGCAGTCGATCGACGCGGAGTTCGTGCAGGCCGCGGGCATCAAGACCGGCGACAAGGTCGCGGTCTCGGGCGTGCAGGTCGGCACGGTGACCGGCGCCAAGATCGAGGGCGATCACGTGGTGGTCACCCTGGACGTGGACAAGTCGCTGAAGTTCGGCCCCGACGCGCACGCCGCGATCAAGATGGCCACGCTGCTCGGCGCGCGCTACGTGGACCTGCAGCCCGGCGACGGTTCGGGTCTGAAGGACAAGACCATCCCGCGCAGCAACACCGACGTGCCCTACAACATCGCCGACGTGGTGCAGGTGGGTACGCCGAAGTTCGAGGAACTCGACACCAAGAAGCTGGCCGCCTCGCTCAACACGATCAACAGCCAGCTCGGCGATTCGCCGGAGCTCGTCGCGCAGGCGCTCGACAGCGTCGGCGCGCTGGCCAAGGTCGTCGACCGGCGCAAGACCGAGGTCGACACCCTGCTCAAGGACCTCAACCGGGTCACCCAGCTGCTGGCCGACAACCGCAACAGCATCCTGCTGGTCATCACCCAGGGCGAGGCCATCGCCAACCGGGTGATGGAACGGCAGAACCTGCTGCGGCAGCTGCTCGACAACATCGCCACGCTGACCCGTCAGCTGGAGGAGATCGGCGCCGAGAACGGCAACCAGTTCGGCGGCACCATCGGCCAGCTGAACACGATGGCCGAGGGTCTGCAGAAGAACAAGGAGAACCTCGACCGGCTGCTGCAGATCGGTCAGCCCACCGCGCGCTACTTCAACAACGCGCTGGGCAACGGCAACTACGGTGACGTCTCGCTGCCATGGCTGTTCCCCGACAACTGGCTGTGCTTCGTTCAGGTGATTCAGGGGTGCGCAGGATGA